Genomic window (Rhododendron vialii isolate Sample 1 chromosome 4a, ASM3025357v1):
TAGGTTGTTCTAGTTCGACGTTGTATGTCCGGATTCTCCATATTTGGATGATAGGGTAATGCTTTGAAAGTTGGTAAATGTTAATGCATACTCACACTCATAGGTATTGTTTTTGGTTGTTCAAACGAAAGGAATGAGAATTGTACTTTTCATCTACTCGTCAAGTGTTTTTCCGTATATATTAACCATCTCTAAATTAGTGATAGGCCTTAAAAAgagacaaaaatggagaataaTTGCGAAGCAATCACTTTGATTACTGGTTTATTGACCTTTATCAGAGCCTATTGCAACTTGTGAGTAGGTAATTTATCTCTTTGAGATATGAAAAGAGGTATATATGTTTGATAAGCAATCAACAAGAAGATCTCTTACAAGCATCAAGAAGTTTAGCAAACTTGTGGCCTGTGGTATTCTGTACATTTGAATACAGTCTACATCTTTGTCTTTAGGTGCATGTATACATGTCACCACAGTAAGATTTTGCCAATCTGTTGCATATTCTCCTTTTTGAACTTTCAAACTTGTATATGAACTTACAAACTTGTTTGCCTCTTTTTCGAAAAAATGCCTTCATGTTGCCTGAAATTAAGGAGACACAACACAAAATCTCAGTCCAAGAAATCAAAACACTTCTCTAGTTCTCTTGCATTATGTGCCCAAAAGTAATTAAGACACGACGCGGATACGGACAAATCAAGCTTATCACTAGACATGGTATATGCATGTACACATgaagtcattttttttcttgttatttaGTTGGCCTAATTTCAGTTTTGACTCCGTATAAATTGtgacctttattttatttggccTAATATAAGTTGTGCCCTAAAACAGATGGCAAGAATAACAAAACGTGAACGAAGAAAGAAGGCAAAGCGTGAGGCATTGTTAGCACTTCTATGTGTCATGAGAATGATTAATAATGTTTTGAGCATGTATATGCTAATTACGGACTTGATTGGCGAAAGGGTTCGACAAAGGCCTCGTTTGCGTATGAATCCTAATGTTTACCAACACCAAATAGATGCACTTAATAGGTTGGTACACGGGAGTGACACAAACTGTCACAATCAATTGAGGGTAAATAGGTATACCTTCATGACTTTGTGCCATTTACTTGAGCAAAATGGACTAAAGGAGTCTAGGAATATCACTCTTGTGGAGAGAGTTGCGATATTTTTGTGGATTCTTTCACACCATACAAAAAATAGGCGTACGACTTTCCAATTTTGGAGATTGGAGGAAACAATTAGTAGGCATTTCAATGTTGTTTTGCCGATGGTGTTGCGCCTTCACAATATCTTGTGGCATCATTTAAAAGCTATTCCTGCTAATGAGCCGGATGTTAGGTGGAAATGGTTTGAGGTACAAATTATCTAAAGTGTTCAATTATTGTAATGCAGTTATTCATTCTAATAATCTAAtctaataaaataaattgttgGTCTCTCGTAGAATTGTCTAGGGGCTTTAGACGGTACCTTCATACCTGTCCTCCCCCCAACTGAAATGAAGGCACGGTTCAGGTCAAAGAAGGGTGAGTACGCGACAAATGTGTTAGGAGTTTGTAGTCGAAACCTAAAATTCATATATGCGTTGTCTGGTTAGGAAGGCTCCGCCATAGACTCGAGAGTGCTTCGAAACGCCTTGGTGAGGCCTTACGGGTTGAAAATTCCACAGGGTATGTCACTTTGCCACCTTTCCATTAAGTCAACATACGTCCACATTTGTATAAACATACTCACCTACACCTATGTATGTCATTTGTAGGTCGTTACTACCTCGTCGATGCCAGTTACACTAATGGACCAGGATTATTAGCACCATTCAGGGGTCAACGATACCACATAAACATTTGGAGACAAGGACACGTGCCTCAGAGCCGAGAAGAGTGCTTCAACATGAAGCACTCCGCCGCACGCAATGTTGTGGAGAGACACTTTGGCGTGCTTAAGATGAGATGGGGAATCTTGAGATCCTACTCTTTCTATCCCATTAGGACTCAATGTTGCATCGTCACAGTATGTTGCCTCCTCCATAATCTCATTAAGCGTACAATGGCAGTGGATCCTGTTAAGGCTCAATACACAGCGTGGGAGCAGCAAAACCTACATAATGTGCCACCTGAAGAGTACATAACAACGGTTGAAACATCGAACGAATGGACCCAAATGAGGGAAAACTTGGCAACCGAAATGTACAATGATTGGTTAGCTCATCATGGGGCTGGCCAATAGGATATCTTTCAATTgtattgtttctttgttttaaatGGATTTGTTTTATAGACTTGTTAAACAATTCAGTCCAATGTTGAAACATATCAACTATTTTCATGTAATAACAAACTATTTCGTGAGTGTTTGCCCTATGTCAAATTGTTATTGTCATTGAAATCAGGTTAGCTAACATAATGGAAGGTCAAGGAACTTCCAAACAAAATGAACCAATGCCAAGGAGGGACAAGAAAAACAATCGCGTAGGCTATGGACTACTAAGGAAGAGGAGGCCTTACTTGTGTGCATGTTGGACGCGGTTACGGAAAAAGATACATGGAAAGCCCATAATGGTTTCAAGTCGGGCTTTTATGTTgaaattgagaaaggcttgcaaAAACTATTGCCCGGGACCactctcaaagctcaaccaaacATAGAGTCGAAGGTCAAATATTGAAAGGAAAAATATGGTTATATTGCCGACATGATACGGCTAAGTGGCTTTGCGTGGAATCATGAAACTAACTCCATTGAGGTGGATTCGGAGGATGTGTGGAAGGAATATGAGAAGGTAACTTATCTACTCATTCATTTAAACCCACCTTGAGACATTGTTGTTATCCTTCAAAATTAGTTTTAACTACCGCCCTCCCATGAAATGCATGCCATTGAACATGTGCAGTTCAATCCCAAAGTGAAAGGCATGAATGGGAAGGCTTTCCCTATGTATGAGAGTTGACAAATTTTATTTGAGATTGATAGGGCAATGGGTGATAGGACAATTGTGACCTCGTTCAAAGCCCAAACCCCGATGAAATTCCAAACATGGATGAGTACTTTGAAGAGTGCTATACACCTAGGTTTGCAAATGGTGAGGCAATATGGACAAGTGATACTTTCGTTGAGCAATCGTATGGTTCTACAACCGCAAATCCCACAGCTCCAATAAATAATGCCGACACTCCTACAAGCATTCCCAATGCCAATGCAAATGTGAATGCCAATGCCAATGTCAATGCTCGTGCCAAAGCCAATCCCAATGCTTGTGCCAATGCCAATGTGCGTGCCAATGCCAATGCCAATGCCGCCAaagaaaaaggccaaaaaagaagTGGCCATACCTGAGGCATTGGGGAATTACCTAAGTCAAAGCGCTACGGTAATGGAGAAGATCGCGGATGCCATAGGCTATGACAAGCAACTATCTTCCAAGAGGGAGAGGGTGTTTAACGAGTTACTCAAGCTGGACATGGATGAGAATGATAGGTATATCATCAACGCCATCATCGTCAAGGAGGAAGATAGGGTGGACACGTTCTATGGCATACCCGCTGATCACAAACAAAGATGGGTGGAGTTGGTATTGGCAGAGAAGTTTTATGGGAAAGACTAAGTAGGGGAAGTTTATGGGCCATTTGTGGAGGATGTCATTCCTTCTTTTTGTGAATTCTAGTAGCCCCTTAAAAACTAGATTTTGTGAAGGGATTAGGTCTTTTGAAAACTACCTTTATGGAGGATGTAACTCCTTTTTGTACTACGATCTTTTAATTGCATGTAATTGGTACATTATAGGGCAACGATGATGATTTACGAATAGGGCAAATGTTAGGCCAACAATGATGATGTATTTTGTAGGGCAATGATAATGCTATGACAATTGTGACAAAACTTGTATATGTGCGTACTCCTTTTGGCAACTATGAATCTGCATCTCTTTAATCACATGCATGACATTTATTATTGTTTCAATTACAGGTGGATATGTTGGCATTTATTGATGGCTATGATGTATTGTTACCTGAGCCAAATCTGGTTGGCATGTTGACATATTTAGGGCAACATGTCAAATATGTTTCTGCTATCCAGTGAGCAAGTTGCAGTCCCATTTATGGGTTTTGCCGGTCACtggattgtgtgtgtgtgttggtcACTGGACAGTTTGTGTGCTGTTTTATGGGCTATTTTGTGTAGATTTCTGCTAGTTTTATGGCCTATTTTCTGCTGGTTTCTGGTGGTGGTTTGTGGCTAGTTTTATTGCTGGTTATTGGACAGTTTTCATGCaagtttttgttgattttgtccCTGCTTTCTTGCTATCTTTGcaggtggctatgatgatatttttCGGAGCCAAATGGCATAAGTTTTCTCTTGATACATTCTGAAATGTTGGTGTACATCTCAAATATGTTTCTGCTATCCAGTGTGCAAGTTGCAGTCCCATTTATGGGTTTTTCCGGTCACtggattgtgtgtgtgtgtgactgtgtgtgtgttgtaGCTGGACAGTTTGTGGGCTGGTATTATGGGTTATTTTCTACTGGTTTTATGGGCTGTTTTCTGTTGGTTTCTGTTGTATTGTTGCTAGGTTGTGACAGGTTTTGTTGGCAGTTTTGGTGGTGGTTCGTGGCTGGTTTTACTGCTGGTCACTGGACAGTTTTTGGGCTGATTTTTTGGGCTGTTTTCTGCTGGTTTTCTAGGCTGCTTTTTGCTGGTTTTCTGGGCTGCTATTTCCTGGTTTTTTGGacagttttttattggtttttggttggttttgttGCTGATTTTTTGTTTGAGGGCAATGATGATGAATAAGGTTGTTTTGGTGTTGTGTCTTGGCTGGTTTGTTGGCAGTTTTGCTGGTGGATTGTGGCTAGTTTCATTGCTGGATTGGTACAGTTTTGGTGCAGGTTTTGGTTGATGGGTTGTTGGTTGGTTGATGGTTggttttatttgtttctttttaaggGCAATGATGATCATTTCgatggctatgatgatattaCAAATTTAAGGACGAAACACTCGTCTTGGCGGGGACAACTTATGAGGGTCAATGGTTAAAAATCATTCGGCAACATAAGTTGTAGCCAAATAAGTGTTCAATGTGCTGCTTAATAAAATATCTGAGccaaaaaaatcaagcattGATGCCATGGAGCGGTTTCAAtttcatgaaaatgaaaaccATAGAATTTTTTGCTGAGCTTGCTGATTTGAATTGCATTTCAAATTAGTTGGTGTTTCTACTGATTTCAGGATTCATAGTGTATGAGAAAAAATAGAACAGTTTAATTCTTGTATAATTCAAATTTGTAATATCAATTAAATCTTGTTGATTGTGTACAATGTCATAAGATTTTGCATTGTAATAAAGCTTGTTGAGTGTTAGTCTTgccattttttctctttctgatTTGTCTTTATCGTTAAATATGACAAGACTGAAACTAGCCCAACATTTATTTTCAAGATTGCATTTTGAACACAAGCTTATAATCTCAAATAAATCTAGACTACTTGAGATACCTTACAAGGATAAAAagcaacaaatttatttttcaaacatttattCAAACTACGATCTTCTTCAAGCATTCAACGTCAACCTCTGAAACGTACGAAGCAATGACTCCATCGATTAAACATGGGGAATTGCATGTCCCTCATGTTTCTTAATTGTCGATTCACCTACAAACATAacacatgaaaaatatgacaaatTATTCATAAATAAGAGTATATAAATGTTCATTAAAAACAAAAGTACTTACTTTGACAAATTCATTCCAAACCTCATTCTCCACCGCCagtctgttttcattttcattccaacCAAATCCGGAAATCTGAAGCATGTCTTGTAGTTGGAAACAAGTTGCCTTCCAATACTTCATCTTTGCCTCGATATGAAATTTTGTAATACCACCTTGGGGAAAAGAAGCTCGCATTTGAGTTTCCAAAACTACGAAGGATGCCGGTATGAACCATCCGTTCTCATTTTGCCAAATTCCCCCATCTACCAGGCTCTTAAGATGTTCTAACAacgtctcctcctcctcctcgctccACTCCCGACGTGCCattgaaatgaaaacaaaaaaaaaaacgagaatatcaaactaaaaattaaaatggGGATGATATTTGGGAtgagatgaagaaaaaaataaaatctatttatagaaaaaatttgTATATGTTGGTTTGTTGAACCTATTACTCACATGGTTATACTACCACTCACATGATCCAACAACCATCTACCTCCCATTCAACTatgaagatttaaaaaaaaaaaaaaaaacgaaatctGTTTTTTCATATAAGTTTCATAATAATTGaattattttacaaattttttatcttttaatccgtttttctttcaaaaaaaaatattaaggttTAAACATGAATTAcctaaattaatttatttttatccaatttttttgataaatatgtatttattttagttttacTTAAATTAACCTATATTAcccattaaattaataaaatgatgGCAATAAAGTCATTTCACATCTTATCCCATAATATCCACCCTCCAAATCCCTTTTCCAAATAAATCATCCAAACATtggattacaaatccacccTTCTTAGGAGGTGGGTCCACCCTCCTTACATATCCACCCTCTttctatatccacccaaaatcatatcctccatccaaacgggccgttagGTCGTATACCTCATAACTTACGACTAGTCTAGTTTGGAACCAATTCATATGGAGATTTACTCCGATTTTAATTGGGCTTTCGTTAGTTACTGGTAAAATTGAACTCCTAAAATTAGTTAACGTGAGCGTAAATTGGCCCGCGGTGTATAATAAAAGTATAGCATTAGAGTTAGGTCTTGGCCTCTTGGGTAGTCTCGCGGCCATTTTCTGAATCTTCTCTATTGTATCCGATTAGTCTCTCCTTGTTTGACCGGCAGCATGTGCAGAAAATATTAGTAATAGCCTTGTCCCACGTTAATTCTCCAAACTAGCAAATATTGGTTAATGCTACTCTAACGACACATGTTAAGATGTTTGAAATAAATAGGGTCTGCTCCATTGTTTTCTCTATAAGGCTATAACCAATTTTGAATGACACTTGAGTTTCTAACAACAGATAGTTATTAACAACAAAAAGTTTAGCTTAGAGGAcataaaaaagtaaataagtgTTAGTCTTTCATATGGTCGAATATTTGAAACCGTGGACTACTAGATGGTTTGCTAGTTGCTAACTTCAAGcctcaaaattagtcgagatgcgctcAAGTTGCCCACATCCCGTTATCATAAAAAACAATTGGCAACATGTACGTATTGAACCTGCAATTTTTCGTGGATACGCAAACAATAATAGGTAAATACTGCATTTTATAtatcttataaaaaatatacaacgAGCCTAACCACCATTTGCTCCACTGCAGAAAGCCAAAAGCTTTCATTCGGAACCAGATGGTATACCAATACATAAATACATATTACTTCAGTTATTGAGCTTCTTGATTATTTCAACCTGACATTTGCAAGATCAAACCAGATTTGCTTGAACACCTTGATAATCACCTCATGGTACTCAGCCGAATTCAACTGAAGATAACAAGCAAGGAGATCTTCCAAATCCTTAGACGCCCTTAAATTATTCTCTACGATCATCTCCACCATTGACTCCCTGAAATCCCTCCTCGGGTCAGCCGACGACTTCACCACGGCGAAGCTCTCCGACACGCTCCTCCGGCCCCGGCCGCCTTTCCCCTGAACCCTCTTACTGCCAATTCTAGGAGAATTAGTGCGAATTCTCACTCCTGGTGAACTCACTGAAAGTCTCCGAACAGAGGACACAGAAACAGAGCTTGTCCTCTGTTCTGTGACATTACTAGTATACCCATGAGACTGAACATTTTTTCCCTCAGATTCAACTGATTTCCTTGGTTTCTGATCCATTCTGGTTAGGATTGGATGTAGTTCAACAGCGGTAACGACTCTGAATCCGTCGGATTTTGCGTTCGGTGAGTTGTCGTTTATGTCAAAAACGATGTCGATTTCGGGATTTCGGTCATGGTCAGAACCCAATTCGGGTAAGAGAGATTCATGATCGGATGAACTATCGAGGGGGGAAATTGGGTAGTCGTCGGATTTTAAATCGAGGGAGGCGCGGCAGCCGCAACCGGCGGAGACAGAGGTGGTGATGAGCTTTTGAGAAAATGGCTTATTAATAGAGGCTATGGCTCTTCTCTTTGAGTTGTTGCTGCGTTTCTGTTTGGGTGATTTTCTTGGGGATTCTTGGAAATGGGTTTCTGGGTATTGTTTGGGTGATTTTTTGGGGGATTCTGGGAAATGGGTTTGTTGGGATTTTGGGTCTTGCATAGGGGGTGGATTGAGGTTTCTTGTGAAGTAATAAGACTTGCGCTGGTGAGAGAGGATGCTTTGGGGTTGGCTTTGTGTTTTTGAATTCTGTGGTggaattgaagtagtagttgtggttgatgatgttgatgatgatgataatgaTGAACAAGTGAGAGATGATGTTGTtgatgttgatgatgatgatgaagtggTGGGtggctgttttttctttttggttgggGGATTGATGGTGTTTTTTGGGTTCCTAGTTCTCGTGCCCATGTCTTTCAGCTTGTAGAACCAGGCATTTGGTATCATTTCTGATAACCTGAACTTCTTGTtacccatatctctctctctctctctctctctctctctgtggcgAATGTCTGTTTTCTAAAAGGAGTGATGGTGGAAGATAAATAGACAGAGACTTTTGTGGGGAGAAAATGGGGCCACAATCGAAGAAAAAATGGGGCACAAAAGCGAATAAGATTGGACCCAGCGGTGGGTGGCTTTTCTTTTTAATGGTACCTAATGATAAATGGCCCTTAATTTCCGGCACAAACAGCAAAACTTCTTTTTCTGGGGAAATTACATATCAGTGGAGAAAGGGGTAAATAATGCCCAAGTGCTGGAgagattttttcaaaatttcataaatatggaacggaggaaaaataattccccatacatgaaacggaggaaaaataattccccatGCATGGAGTCCGAATCTGGATCTCCTAACTTGCCATTTCCATGAATTTATGTTGCCCCTTCTATGTACCTaggttgccccttctatgaaacTAAGTTGCTCTTTCTATGAATTTCCTgggtattcaatttcttgagtatttcttcaatctccttaccatttctattattttttgagaaatttggaaTCTGTGTTACTTGTAGATTTGCATGAAACTGACCAACTGAAATTCTCTATGcatgaaacaaagaaaaaaaattcccaaaacaagaagtcggtttgtagtcaaatctaagtttgaatctaagttgccccttctatgaatttaaattgcccCTTCTATGCACCTAAGTTGCCATTTCTATGAACTTAAATTGCCCCTTAATTAGCTAGTAGCATAacttcttcacattttcaagtaaaaccaaacaaaaaattttaagtggcaattcctaaaatctaaaagcaaaagtatAAGTGGATGCTAGAAAACatatatcttattttctctatcatttctctttctaaaaaattagccaaaatacactaatctcaaaatactttaaaaactcaaatctacaagtaacccagttctcaaatttctcaaaaaataatagaaatgataaggagattgaagaaatgctcaaaaaattgaatatttaagAAGTTCATAGAAGagacaacttaggttcatagatTTATGTAGAAGCGGATAGATTTAGGTTCATAGACTTAGGTcccttctatgaacctaagttgtcccttctatgaacttcttaaatattcaattttttgagcatttcttcaatctccttatcatttctattattttctgagaaatttgagatctgggttacttgtagatttgagtttttaaagtattttgagattagtgtattttggctaattttttagaaaaagatatgatagagaaaataagatatatGTTTTTTAGTATCCActttatacttttgcttttagattttaggaattgccacttaaaatttcttacttgaaaatgtgaagaagtTATGCTACTAGCTAATTAAGGGGCAATTTAAGTTCATagaaagggcaacttaggtGCATAGAAAgggcaatttaaattcatagaaggggcaacttagattcaaactcagatttgactacaaaccgacttcttgttttgggaattttttttcctccgtttcatacATAGAGAATTTCAGTtggtccgtttcatgcaaatctacaagtaacccagattccaaatttctcaaaaaataatagaaatggtaaggaaattgaagaaatactcaagaaattgaatacccaggaaattcatagaaggagcaacttagtttcatagaaggggcaacttaggtacATAGAATgggcaacttaaattcatagaaatGGCAACTTAGGATATCCAGATTCGgactccatgtatggggaattatttttcctccgtttcatgtatgggaaattatttttcctccattccatatttatggaattttgaaaaaacctctccatcaCTTGGGCATTATTTACCCCTTTCTCCACTGATATGTAATTTCCCCTACTATTATCACATCACTTTTGTGTTtaggtttttttgaaatcatttcGTACTATGATTGATGATTCTATTTCTATCCATTTAATCCCTCCTTGGATTGATTAAGATCGATCCTCTCCATCAGGTTGGGATCCCCTTCAATCCCTATAAGGCGCTGAACCGAGTCGACTTAGTGCTAGATAAGAGAACATCAACCTTACTAGAAATTATGATCGAATGTCG
Coding sequences:
- the LOC131323261 gene encoding uncharacterized protein LOC131323261 isoform X1; translated protein: MARREWSEEEEETLLEHLKSLVDGGIWQNENGWFIPASFVVLETQMRASFPQGGITKFHIEAKMKYWKATCFQLQDMLQISGFGWNENENRLAVENEVWNEFVKVNRQLRNMRDMQFPMFNRWSHCFVRFRG
- the LOC131323261 gene encoding uncharacterized protein LOC131323261 isoform X2, producing the protein MARREWSEEEEETLLEHLKSLVDGGIWQNENGWFIPASFVVLETQMRASFPQGGITKFHIEAKMKYWKATCFQLQDMLQISGFGWNENENRLAVENEVNRQLRNMRDMQFPMFNRWSHCFVRFRG
- the LOC131323262 gene encoding transcription repressor OFP2-like; the protein is MGNKKFRLSEMIPNAWFYKLKDMGTRTRNPKNTINPPTKKKKQPPTTSSSSSTSTTSSLTCSSLSSSSTSSTTTTTSIPPQNSKTQSQPQSILSHQRKSYYFTRNLNPPPMQDPKSQQTHFPESPKKSPKQYPETHFQESPRKSPKQKRSNNSKRRAIASINKPFSQKLITTSVSAGCGCRASLDLKSDDYPISPLDSSSDHESLLPELGSDHDRNPEIDIVFDINDNSPNAKSDGFRVVTAVELHPILTRMDQKPRKSVESEGKNVQSHGYTSNVTEQRTSSVSVSSVRRLSVSSPGVRIRTNSPRIGSKRVQGKGGRGRRSVSESFAVVKSSADPRRDFRESMVEMIVENNLRASKDLEDLLACYLQLNSAEYHEVIIKVFKQIWFDLANVRLK